GCCGTGAGGCTCTGAAGCCGGATTCCGACCGCGACCGCTTGACCGCGCTGCTCAAAGGACAATCGGTGTGGCATAACGCGCTATGTGAAATCATAGCGTCCCATCCGGATTTGTCACCGTTGCCGCGCTTTCTCCTCGTGCGGGCCAGCGCTCTGCACGCGGACACGCTTAAGGGCTACCTTGAAGATCTCCGGATAACCATGCGCCTTTTCCGGCGCGGTGTGGAGATTCTGGAGTCCGTGTGCAAACTCTCGCAGCCATCCAGGAGCAGCTATGCCGTCGCAGAGTAAAATCCTGGTCATCAGTCTTACGCGGATGGGTGACATCATTCAGTCCATCCCTTTCTTCCGCCGCTTGCGGCTGAAGCATCCGGACGCGGAGATTCACATGCTCGTCGAGAGCTGCTTCACCGATGTCGCCGCACTCGTTCCCGGCGTCGACGCGGTGCATGCTGTGAAACTCGAAGACCTGCTGCCATGCCTTGGCGCGGGGAAAGCATTGGATTTGGCTCGTGCGGTCTCCTTTTACCGGACGTTTGTGGATAAACTCCGTAACCAGAACTTCACCGAAGTGTGGAATCTGACGCACACGCGGCCCTCTATGGTGCTCTGTAATCTCCTCGCCGGAGAGCAGGGAAGAGGCGTGACCCTGGATCGCGAAGGACTGCAGCGCGTCAATTCTCCCTGGCTGCGCTATTTTTTCGCCACCAATCTCGCCCGCCCCTGGTGCCAGTTCAATCTTGTGGACATCTACGCCAATTGCGTCGATGGAGTGGAGTGGACGGCGGGTCGCGATCTGCAGGTGGATCTTCCAGCCGCGTCATGTTCCGGCACTACCACTGCGGCGCACTGGATCGCCATTCATCCGGGCGCCTCGCAGCAGGCGAAGCAATGGCCCGTGGCGCAGTATCGCGAGGTGGCGCGCCGGTTGGCGAAACACAGCGATGTGGAGTTCGTACTGATTGGCGGCCGTTCGGATGCACCGCTTGCCCGCGAGTTCGAGGGCATCCCGCGCGTCCGGAACCTTATCGGCAAGACATCCGTGCCGCAACTGGCGTTGCTGCTTTCCCATTGCCGCCTGTTGCTCAGCAACGATTCCGGGCCGATGCACATCGCCGCCGCCGTGGGCACCCGCGTCATCGATCTCACCGTCGGCAGCGCCCTGGCCGGCGAAACCGCGCCCTACGGCGAAGGCCACCTGGTGGTCGAGCCGGATAGCGATTGTTTCCCCTGCTCGCCGCATGGCGCCTGTCCTTCGCAGCCGTGCGCCGCGCGCATCTCAGCGGAGACGGTTGCCGCGCTGACGGAACTGGAACTGGGTATGCGATCCTCGCTGGCTCCCGATGATCTCGGCGGCTGCCGCGTCTATCGCACTCGCTTCTCACAAGCGGATGGCCTGCTGGAACTCGAGCGCCTCTTCTCCCGTACGGCTTGCGTACGCGACGACGTCAACGCGTTTGCCCGTCCGGCCTGGTTGTCCGCGCTGGAAGGCCGCGGAGTGGGGGCGGCCGCGTCGCGCTTCGTACCCACGGATCTGATGGCGGCGGCGCAGCGCGCGCAGGATGCCGCCATGCAAATCGAAGATCTCGCCGCCCAGATCGCCCGTGCGGCCACGTCTGCCCATGCGGACATCGAAGCCATTCAACGCTGGGGCGCCGCCCTTACGGGACAGGAAGAGCTGCTGCGCACGGCGCTTCAGAGTCACGGATTGCTGCGCAGTGCCCGTGCTTACACCGATATTGCCCGCGCCAGCCTCGCGGGAGGCACCCTGGCCGACCAAGCCTCCGAAACCGCGGACATCTATCACATGCTGGGCGCGTTGCTGCGGCACATCGCGGGCGCGGCTCCTACCCTCGAAATCAATAATTCACACATAACGTACTCTCGTGAGGATGCTCATGCGAATCTCGCTTAATGGACTTGAACTCGCGCGCCGCGCCGAAAACGACCAGACGGTCGGCCAAGTGCTTGCCGAACTTCGTTCGGAAATTCAGGCAGGCGGCAAAATCGTCACCGACGTCGTGCTGGACGGCCATGCCCTGCCCGACGGCTGGCAGCGCCGGCAGCGCCTCTCCGCGCCGGTTGCCGCCGTGCGCAACCTTGAGATCACCGTGCAGGAACCGCAACTGCTGAAGCGCCAAACGCTGCATGACGCGGCCTCTCTCGCCGGACGGCTGGTCAACCAGACCAAGCCTCTCAGCCGCAAGTTCCGCCTCGGCGACGAAGTTACCGCCAATACCGAACTGGCCTCCTTCCTCGACGATCTTAAACTGGTGCTTGCAGGTCTCGACCATTCCACTCGTACCGCCGATCCGGCGGGCCGCATCACCCCCGTGCGCGACCGCATCATCGAATCCGCCAATCGCCTTTTGCCGTCGCTGGACCGCCTCTACAAGGCCCAGGCCGGCGGGGATTACATCGCGGTGGCCGATGAACTGGAGTATGATCTCTGCGAGCAAATCTCCGGCTGGGAGCCGTTGCTGACGGATGCGGAGCGCACATTGGACTCTCTGCCGCAGGCTCAATAGCAAGATGCTCCCTGCTTGCAAGAAACTGTGCCGCGCCGCTCCCACGAAAATTAAAGTTTCACGTGCTGGTTTCCGATACTGAGAGTGACTGACGAATTGACAACATTTACCAAGAACGTGAAAGTGAAGGAGCCGCTGTTATGCCGAAGGGACATGGATTGAAAGCGCCGAAGCTTTTCTCGATAGGGCAGGTCAACGCCATTACCGGCATCCCGAAGCCCACCATCCGTTACTGGGAAAAGGAATTCGAAGGGTTTCTTGAGCCCGGGCGCACCACAGGGAACCAGCGGCGCTATGACGAGAAGAGCATTGCCGATCTCGAAAAGATCAACTATCTGGTCAAAGTGCAGGGATACACGCTGGATGGCGCCCGCCGCAAACTGGATCTGCTGCAGAAAATCGAAACCAGTGATGTTCCGCCGTCCGATCCGCTGGCCGAACTAGCCCGCGCCATGTCGCAGTACCTGCTGAAGAAGCTGGTCAAAGAGTAACACAATCGCAACAAACAATCAGAAAATAGGTTCATCATGAGTACACGGATCAATCACAACTTGCTGTCTATGTCGGGTCAGCGCGCGCTCTGGACCACCCAGAA
The sequence above is a segment of the bacterium genome. Coding sequences within it:
- a CDS encoding glycosyltransferase family 9 protein encodes the protein MPSQSKILVISLTRMGDIIQSIPFFRRLRLKHPDAEIHMLVESCFTDVAALVPGVDAVHAVKLEDLLPCLGAGKALDLARAVSFYRTFVDKLRNQNFTEVWNLTHTRPSMVLCNLLAGEQGRGVTLDREGLQRVNSPWLRYFFATNLARPWCQFNLVDIYANCVDGVEWTAGRDLQVDLPAASCSGTTTAAHWIAIHPGASQQAKQWPVAQYREVARRLAKHSDVEFVLIGGRSDAPLAREFEGIPRVRNLIGKTSVPQLALLLSHCRLLLSNDSGPMHIAAAVGTRVIDLTVGSALAGETAPYGEGHLVVEPDSDCFPCSPHGACPSQPCAARISAETVAALTELELGMRSSLAPDDLGGCRVYRTRFSQADGLLELERLFSRTACVRDDVNAFARPAWLSALEGRGVGAAASRFVPTDLMAAAQRAQDAAMQIEDLAAQIARAATSAHADIEAIQRWGAALTGQEELLRTALQSHGLLRSARAYTDIARASLAGGTLADQASETADIYHMLGALLRHIAGAAPTLEINNSHITYSREDAHANLA
- a CDS encoding MerR family transcriptional regulator, yielding MPKGHGLKAPKLFSIGQVNAITGIPKPTIRYWEKEFEGFLEPGRTTGNQRRYDEKSIADLEKINYLVKVQGYTLDGARRKLDLLQKIETSDVPPSDPLAELARAMSQYLLKKLVKE